The Echinicola jeungdonensis genome segment TTTATGGGGAAGGTTACGATATTTTGAATGCCCTAATTTCAGGTGAAACCCAAAATTTGCTGAACAGCAGTCCTTTTTTCTCTAAAATTGATAATCCCTATTTTATTTTGGTCTATTTGGCAATGATTATCATTGCCAAGCCCATAGCCGCTGCACTGACCATTGGCAGTGGAGGTAGTGGGGGGATTTTTGCTCCTTCCCTCTATGTGGGGGGTATTACTGGTTTTTTGTTTGCTTATAGCAACAACCTATTTGGACCCTATATTCCACTCCCATTAGCCCATTTTACATTGGTGGCCATGTGCGGGGTCATGAGTGGTGTGCAGCATGCCCCTCTTTCTGCGATATTCCTTATTGCTGAAGTAACAGGGGGATATGAACTTTTTGTCCCATTGATGCTTGTTTCTGCAATTTCGGTGGTAACAACCAGTTATTTTGATAAGAACTCTCTATATAAAAAGCAGTTGATTGAACAGGGTAAACATATCCCTGAGACCAAAGACGAGGAGGTACTGGGGCTTATCGATATCCGAAGAATCATGGAAAAGGATTTGCTTCCCATTAGGCCTACTGCCTATCTAAAAGATCTTTGTGGACTGGTGAAACTAAGTAAAAGGAATATTTTTCCCGTTGTTGATGAAGATGGGCAGTTAAATGGTATTATTACCCTTGACGATATCAGGGATATTATGTTTGACAGGAGTAGGCAGGAACAAACTCAAATCAGTGAATTGATGCATAGCCCGCCTGATACTATTAAGCCTTCGGAAAGTATGCGATCTGTAATGGAAAAATTTGAAAATACGGGGGCGTGGAATTTACCAGTAGTTGATAATGGCAGGTATATTGGGTTTATTTCCAAATCCAGGATTTTTAATGCCTACAGGAAAAGATTGGTACGACAACAACAGGAACAAGACCTTTAAAATTATCTTTGGTTTGCATACTTATCCACGGTCAATTTTCCGCTTGCAAAAGTGTGAAAATTAACCTACAGCAGTTTATCCACAAATTTCTACTTTAACAAAAACTTATAAATACTTGATATTTAGTGTTTTATAGGGTTAATTACTTTGTATGTGGATAAGTGTGGATAAATGTGGATAAAAATTAAATAAATGTATTTAGCACATTTTTAAGGCTTTAGGAACCTGTTTTTTATTGAAAATAATTAAATAAAAAAAAACAACAAATAATTTAAAATCCTGAAAACCTATGGGAACTTAGAATAAAATTCTGGCCTTAACTAACAAAGTTATATCAAAAAAATATTTTAATACAGAAGGTGGGATATTGTAACATACGGTATATACATACCAAAAATACAACAGATCATACTAGTTTAAGATTTTTGCAATTTGGAATTTGACAATCCCCATACAATACAAGGGAATGGCTGGTAATGGCAGATTCAAATTCCTTGCCCATGGCTTCCTTGATTAAATTAATCCTTTCATCCGAAAACTCCCTAATTTTTCGGCATTGGTTGCAAACATGGTGGTCATGATGTTTATAGGTTAAAGCCTGCTCATAGAGGGCAACTTTGTCTTTGAACTGATGTTTTACAGCCAATCCACATTCAACCAAAAGATCCAAAGTATTATATATGGTAGCCCTGCTTATTGAATAACCTTTATTGCGCATCAAGAGGAAAAGGCCTTCTACATCAATATGTTCGTCCTGGGGCAAGGCATATAATTCATCAATCACTGAAAAACGCTCAGGGGTTTTTCTGCTCCCATGCCTGAGCAAAAAGTTTTCAAATATTTTTTTTGCTTTCTCTATTATAGATTTTTCTGCCATAATCATTACTCTAAAGATTAAAGATGCAGGATTTTTTAGATTTATTCAAACAAGCCCAGTCCTCTAGGGATGGTTCTGCTCTTATTTGCTTTCATTCTAAATTATCCAGCTTTTATGGGGGGGTAATTCCGGAGAAAAAAGTGCTTTGCCGTTTACATAACCCTATATGAAAGACTCCAAATTATTTTTTATCTTATGACAGGAAAGCGATAATTAAATAAGCATGCAACCCAAATTTTACCCCATTCTTATTATTGTTTGCATGATATGCTTTGGCTCGGTTCATGCACAATTACCGGGCTTTTACATGAAAGAGGAAAAAAGAAAGGTCAAAATTCCTTTTTTTGATCATAATAATCTGGTAGTAGTGCCAGTTTCATTAAATAAAGGGGAACCTCTAAATTTTTTACTAGATACAGGAGTGAAATCTAATATTTTATTTAGTAAGGGCATTGGGGATGCTATGGGTTTGTTTTATACCCGCAAGTTGAATCTAATGGGCGCTGATGGCAAAACCGTATTAACTGCATTGGTATCTCCCAATAACCATTTTGATCTGGGCCCTGTAGAAGGGACTTTTCAGGCTATTTTGGTCCTTACTGAAGATTTTTTTGAATTGGATAAAGTGATTGGTGTCCCCATTCATGGTATCCTTGGTTATGAGTTTTTCAAATTCAATCCAGTAAAGATCGATTATGACAATCAGTTAATCTCCTTTTACCGGAAAGATGTATTTAAGTGTAAACCCTTTGGGTATAGGGAAATGAATCTAGATTTTGATAATTACAAACCCTATATCCAGAGCACCATTAAACAATACAATGGTCCTGATTTAGAGGCCAAATTGTTAATTGATACAGGGGCTAACCATGGCTTGCTATTAAATAGGGAAACTTCTGAAGACATTGTTTTACCCCCGGTAACCCTAGAAACACATTTGGGAAGGGCTTTAGGGGGAAATCTTTTTGGCCATGTGGGTCGGATAAGAAAATATTCCATGGGCAGATTAAGTTTTAAAAGGGTGATTACGTCATTTCCTGAAGAGACCGATTATTCTTCCATCATTATTGGTTCAGGAAGGAAAGGGAGCCTGGGTTCAGATGTGATATCCAGATTGCAGGTTATTTTTGACTATCCACGGGAAAGGTTATTTTTCAAGAAAGGGGGTAAATTTGGAACCCCATTTGTGTATGATATGAGTGGGATGGATGTGAAAATGGCCAGCCTCGAGGATCGGAAGTATTATATCAGTGAGGTACGTGAAAATAGCCCTGCGGAAAATTTAGGAATAAAACCAGGTGACGAAATTGTCAAAATCAATCAACTTCCCGCTGAATATTGGCAACTGCATGAAATCCTTGAATTATTGAAATCCGAAGAAGGAAAAGAAATCTTGCTTACCCTTAGAAGGAAAGAAGAGCAAGAATGGAAAATCATGGAAGTTTCCCTCACTTTGAAAAAACAGTTGTAAAGTTTATCTTATGCCTTGTTTTATTGATTGGTAATTTACCCTTATTTTGTTCTTTTAATAAGGGGATTAAATTATATTTGATCCTTAATTCCCTCAACTTTCTTATCTCATCATGGCAATAAATTCTGGAGCAATTCAACAAAATATACTCCTTACACTGAAAAGAAATTCCTTTTGCGATTTTGATTTATTGCACATATCACCTGCTTTTGAGAGATTGGGGAATGTTTTGGACAAGAAGAAAGATTGTCTAGAACATTTTGATAGCGTTTTCCCAACCCTTGAAAGGCCGGCATTGGAAACTTTGTTTCAATCGGCAAAAAGAGAAAAAGCCCTGGAAACTTTTTTATTTTCCGAACCCCATATTTTTCAAAAGGTCAATATATCTGGATATACCTTATCCGAAAACCCCGAACAAAACTGCCTTGTCAATTTATTAATTGCTCCGGTAGCTTTTAATCCAGAAATAAATTTACAATGGATCATTCACCCAGATGGGAAAACTGTTTATTTCAATAAGGAAGATATTGCTTCAGTAAGACCCAAAAACACTTCTGATCTTGCCAATTTCCTTGAATTAAAATTTCATTTTCTGAAAAAGGAATCCATTAGTTCCTTTTTGAAATCAAAAGGGACGGACCAGTTAGTGGTATATCCAGATCATATTATACTCAAAAAGGAAGAGCTTTATCAAGGGTATGAATTGATCAGCATATGCTATACCATTGATGAAAATGACCAAACAAATTATTTTAATGAAGATAAGGAACAGCTTATCCGCGCCAATTCAGGGGTGATTTATTATGAGCATGAAGTTGGGGATAAAAGGATCAATTGGTCAGGTGCCATCAAAGAAATACTAGGCTACTCCCTTGAAGAATTCAAGAGGGTATGTATTCTAGACTGGGGTGAATTTATACATCAGGAAGATTTACCATCCTTGTATACAGGATTTGAATCGGAATTTTTAGCAAAAAGTGTTTGTGAAGTAGTTTACCGTATGCGTCACAAGAACGGACAATATATTTATGTCCAGGATACGGCAAGAACTTTCTTCAATGAGAATACGGGCAAAAAAATGGTCATTGGAATGATCAAGGATATTTCCCAACTCAAGGAGATAGAGGAGGACCTCGCCGAAAACCAGTTCAAGTTAAATCAACTCACCGGAGTTGTACCTGGGGCGGTCTATATGCTGAAAACCAAGGATCTTGGCAGCCATCAATTTATTTTTCTCAGTGAGGGGATTTATCAACTTTTAGAGGTAGAACCGAAAGATTTTGGAAAGGATTATGAAAAGTTGATGGAAATGGTTCATCCCGAGGATTTGGGGAAATTGATTGAGGCGGATAAGAATGCGATAGAAACAGATTCCAAATTTGAGAATTATTTTAGAATCGTCTTACCTAATGGAAAAATCAAATGGCTTTATGGGGCTGCCAATCGACTGCATCAATATACCCAGGAAGGAATTTGGGCTGGGTTTATTGTTGATGTAACTTATACCAAGCAAAAGGAGGAGGAAGCCCAGTTAAATTTTCTAAGGTACAAATCCATTTATGACAATACCCCGCTTTCCATTTTGCACTTGGATACTGAGGGTAAAATTACCAGCGTTAACCAATCTTTTATCAAAAAATTCGGTATTACTAATGAAAGCATGATTTTGGGGAAAAATATCCTGGATTACCAGGATAAGCAACCCCTTTTCAATGCTTTCAAAGATGCTTTTAATACAGGGTCGGGTTTTTATGAAGGCCCCTATATTTCCGATTTTTCCAATAGCTTCTTTTATATAAAGTTGATGGTTGAAAAGACCGATCATGAAACAGGTTATCAAGCTACTTTGGAAGATATCACAGAGAAGGAATTTACCAATCAGGTTCTGAGCCGGGTAGCCGAAATATCAGCTCAATTTAATGAGGTGGATTTTTTTGAGGAGGTGGTCAAATTGCTTTCCATTAAACTTAATTTGGAGTTTTGTCTTATAGGAGAATTTGAGCCTAATACCGAATCTATCAAAACCATCGCAGTAGCGAAAGGGGGGAAAATCATTCCAAATTTCAAATATTCACTGGTTGGAACCCCATGCATGAAATCCATTGCTTCCAATGATGAAGTAACGATGATTTGTGAAAACGTGGCAGAGAAATATCCAGATGATCATTTTCTCATTGAGCACAAGATTCAATCTTATGGATCTATTGCCATAAAGGACAAATCTGGAAAGAAGATTGGGATATTAACCTTAATGGATACCCAACCTATCCAAAACCAAATTGGGGTAAGCAATATCATTACCATATTGGGAGACCGTACGGGAGCGGAATTGCAAAGGTTGAAGTACGAAAAAGAGCTTCGGGAATCTGAGCAACTTTATAGGAGCATTGCAGAAAACTTCCCCCAAGGAACTGTAGACGTTTTGGACAAAAATTTCAGATATATTTATACGGAAGGAAAGGAATATGAAAAAGAAAATATTAATCCTGCAGATTTAATTGGGGAAAACCATTTTTCTAAATTCTGTCCTAATACAGCGCAAAAAGCCAAATATTACCTTGATAAAGTTTTTAACAATCAAACGGTCACTTACGAGATTTCTTATGGGGGACAGCATTACCTGAAATTTGGAGTGCCTCTTCAAAATAATGCCGGGGAAATAGACCGGGTTTTACTTGTAACCCAAAATATTAGTGAAATAAAGGAAGCCGAATGTGAAAGAGAAAGGTTGATCCAAGACCTTAAATCCCATAATGAAGAGTTGCAGCGTTTTGCTTATATAGTATCCCATAACCTCAGGGCGCCTATTGTAAATATTACCGCCTTGTTGGAGATGCTTAATTATGAAAATCTTAATGACCCTGATAACCAAGAGGTTATTAAAAATCTCAAAGTTTCCACTTCCATACTCAATACGACCCTTAATGATTTGATCGAAGTGATTTCCATCCGGAAACAGAAAATTCCAAAAATTGAAACCATATCCTTTTCCCAATTGGTACACAATGTTGAAAAAAGCCTTTTCAAACAAATTTCAGATACCCAGGTAAAAATTAAAAAGGATTTTTCCCAGGTTAAAGAAATCAATTACGTATATGCGCATTTGGAAAACTTTTTGCTCAATTTTATGACCAATTCCATCAAATACCGCCATCCCGACAGGGTTCCTGAAATTCAAATTACCACTCGAATGCAGGATGACTACTGTGTGCTTTCTTTTTCTGACAATGGAATTGGAATTGATTTGGAAAGGTATAAGGACAGGTTATTCGGCCTATATCAAAGGTTCCATTCACATATTGAGGGCAAAGGCCTGGGGCTATATTTGGTAAGGGAA includes the following:
- a CDS encoding chloride channel protein, which produces MAKTDIITRFLIWRLKHISTKNFVLILSGIIGVLSGLAAVILKESVHIIQNWLTEGFHIEYANFFYIIYPLIGISLAYGVGKYLVKDVGGHGIPDILYNISKKNSLIPRVKMYSRVITSGLTVGLGGSVGLEAPIVVTGAAIGSNSGSLMHLNSRKRALLIGCGAAGAISAIFGTPIGAVIFAIEVILLEVNLSSFIPLLIASVTGSLTTMLLIGEDIIFSFNITEKFIAAHMPYYLLLGIITGLVSLYFNRSVMKTERILEGFKNPWLKPLYGGAILGLIIFFFPPIYGEGYDILNALISGETQNLLNSSPFFSKIDNPYFILVYLAMIIIAKPIAAALTIGSGGSGGIFAPSLYVGGITGFLFAYSNNLFGPYIPLPLAHFTLVAMCGVMSGVQHAPLSAIFLIAEVTGGYELFVPLMLVSAISVVTTSYFDKNSLYKKQLIEQGKHIPETKDEEVLGLIDIRRIMEKDLLPIRPTAYLKDLCGLVKLSKRNIFPVVDEDGQLNGIITLDDIRDIMFDRSRQEQTQISELMHSPPDTIKPSESMRSVMEKFENTGAWNLPVVDNGRYIGFISKSRIFNAYRKRLVRQQQEQDL
- a CDS encoding PAS domain-containing protein gives rise to the protein MAINSGAIQQNILLTLKRNSFCDFDLLHISPAFERLGNVLDKKKDCLEHFDSVFPTLERPALETLFQSAKREKALETFLFSEPHIFQKVNISGYTLSENPEQNCLVNLLIAPVAFNPEINLQWIIHPDGKTVYFNKEDIASVRPKNTSDLANFLELKFHFLKKESISSFLKSKGTDQLVVYPDHIILKKEELYQGYELISICYTIDENDQTNYFNEDKEQLIRANSGVIYYEHEVGDKRINWSGAIKEILGYSLEEFKRVCILDWGEFIHQEDLPSLYTGFESEFLAKSVCEVVYRMRHKNGQYIYVQDTARTFFNENTGKKMVIGMIKDISQLKEIEEDLAENQFKLNQLTGVVPGAVYMLKTKDLGSHQFIFLSEGIYQLLEVEPKDFGKDYEKLMEMVHPEDLGKLIEADKNAIETDSKFENYFRIVLPNGKIKWLYGAANRLHQYTQEGIWAGFIVDVTYTKQKEEEAQLNFLRYKSIYDNTPLSILHLDTEGKITSVNQSFIKKFGITNESMILGKNILDYQDKQPLFNAFKDAFNTGSGFYEGPYISDFSNSFFYIKLMVEKTDHETGYQATLEDITEKEFTNQVLSRVAEISAQFNEVDFFEEVVKLLSIKLNLEFCLIGEFEPNTESIKTIAVAKGGKIIPNFKYSLVGTPCMKSIASNDEVTMICENVAEKYPDDHFLIEHKIQSYGSIAIKDKSGKKIGILTLMDTQPIQNQIGVSNIITILGDRTGAELQRLKYEKELRESEQLYRSIAENFPQGTVDVLDKNFRYIYTEGKEYEKENINPADLIGENHFSKFCPNTAQKAKYYLDKVFNNQTVTYEISYGGQHYLKFGVPLQNNAGEIDRVLLVTQNISEIKEAECERERLIQDLKSHNEELQRFAYIVSHNLRAPIVNITALLEMLNYENLNDPDNQEVIKNLKVSTSILNTTLNDLIEVISIRKQKIPKIETISFSQLVHNVEKSLFKQISDTQVKIKKDFSQVKEINYVYAHLENFLLNFMTNSIKYRHPDRVPEIQITTRMQDDYCVLSFSDNGIGIDLERYKDRLFGLYQRFHSHIEGKGLGLYLVREQLRVHDGKIEIESEVNEGSTFWVFLKNMKPSQDTTAKQNTLFDN
- a CDS encoding aspartyl protease family protein; translated protein: MKEEKRKVKIPFFDHNNLVVVPVSLNKGEPLNFLLDTGVKSNILFSKGIGDAMGLFYTRKLNLMGADGKTVLTALVSPNNHFDLGPVEGTFQAILVLTEDFFELDKVIGVPIHGILGYEFFKFNPVKIDYDNQLISFYRKDVFKCKPFGYREMNLDFDNYKPYIQSTIKQYNGPDLEAKLLIDTGANHGLLLNRETSEDIVLPPVTLETHLGRALGGNLFGHVGRIRKYSMGRLSFKRVITSFPEETDYSSIIIGSGRKGSLGSDVISRLQVIFDYPRERLFFKKGGKFGTPFVYDMSGMDVKMASLEDRKYYISEVRENSPAENLGIKPGDEIVKINQLPAEYWQLHEILELLKSEEGKEILLTLRRKEEQEWKIMEVSLTLKKQL
- a CDS encoding Fur family transcriptional regulator, with amino-acid sequence MAEKSIIEKAKKIFENFLLRHGSRKTPERFSVIDELYALPQDEHIDVEGLFLLMRNKGYSISRATIYNTLDLLVECGLAVKHQFKDKVALYEQALTYKHHDHHVCNQCRKIREFSDERINLIKEAMGKEFESAITSHSLVLYGDCQIPNCKNLKLV